One segment of Syngnathus typhle isolate RoL2023-S1 ecotype Sweden linkage group LG9, RoL_Styp_1.0, whole genome shotgun sequence DNA contains the following:
- the LOC133160156 gene encoding cyclin-Y-like has protein sequence MGSRTSCCVPATPKAHSRLEEDHTEPNLCQEETLTKNNLQHISDIENMDELEMMLSPADHPQSCTMFLSKSMNDVRERQKIHFIRYRGPTSRWKYSSCSTIFLDENTVSRPHLKYTIKCVALAIYYHIKNRDDNETPLLDIFDERLHPLSRSQQVPADHDRRDPDQRQVYRFVRTLFCAAQLRSECAIVMLVYLERLLTYAEVSMSPATWRRMVLGAVLLASKVWDDQAVWNVDYCHILKDMTVADMNDLERHFLELVQFNINVPSSVYVKYYFDLRSLSEANDLSIPLEALSHQKAQKLEAISRLSESAFKEARRASRKRSASVDHLDGDTWLPAILS, from the exons ATGGGTAGCAGAACGTCCTGCTGCGTCCCCGCCACCCCGAAAGCCCACTCCAGACTGGAAGAGGACCACACAGAACCGAACCTATGCCAGGAGGAGACACTAACAAAGAACAATCTGCaacacatcagtgacatcgAGAACATGGACG AATTGGAGATGATGTTGAGTCCAGCAGATCATCCTCAAAGCTGCACCATGTTCCTCAGCAAATCCATGAATGACG TACGAGAAAGACAGAAGATTCATTTCATCCGCTAC cGCGGTCCGACCAGCAGATGGAAGTATAGCTCCTGCTCCACCATCTTTCTTGATGAGAACACGGTCAGCAGGCCTCACCTGAAATACACTATCAAATG TGTAGCGTTGGCGATTTACTACCACATAAAGAACAG GGATGACAACGAAACGCCGCTTCTGGACATTTTTGACGAGAGGCTTCACCCTCTCTCG AGATCGCAGCAGGTGCCTGCCGACCACGATCGCCGGGACCCAGATCAGAGGCAGGTTTATCGCTTTGTCCGCACGCTCTTCTGCGCCGCGCAGCTCAGGTCTGAGTGCGCCATTGTCATGCTG GTGTACCTGGAGAGGCTTCTGACCTACGCGGAGGTCTCCATGAGTCCCGCTACGTGGAGACGAATGGTGCTGGGTGCTGTCCTGCTGGCGTCCAAAGTGTGGGACGACCAGGCAGTGTGGAACGTGGACTACTGTCACATCCTCAAAGACATGACCGTGGCCGACAT GAACGATCTGGAGCGTCACTTCCTGGAGCTTGTGCAGTTCAACATCAACGTGCCTTCGAGTGTTTATGTCAAGTATTACTTTGACCTGCGCTCGCTCTCAGAGGCCAATGACCTCAGCATCCCGCTGGAGGCCCTCAGCCACCAGAAGGCCCAAAAGCTGGAG GCTATTTCCAGACTAAGTGAATCCGCATTCAAAGAAGCACGGCGAGCCTCCAGGAAGCGTTCGGCTAGTGTGGATCACCTGGACGGTGACACGTGGCTTCCTGCCATCCTCTCTTAA
- the gdap2 gene encoding ganglioside-induced differentiation-associated protein 2, with product MPEGMDPLGARSQFVDIQTLPTWQQLEEDGEHIPQDLSDSLLSQQSFPSPFPFRPDINCKIILFTGDVALLNCTAITNTSNEVLNDKNPVSERIHQLAGPELKDELLKLKGCRTGEAKLTKGFNLAARFIIHTVGPKYKAKYRTAAESSLYSCYRNILQLATEQSMASVGISVVSTAKRGYPLEDAAHIAFRTVRRFLEKHGSSIEAVVFAVSDTEEAVYRKLLPLYFPRSEEEERVCLPLVPADIGNSEGEPVVPERQIRISEKPGSLEDDSEEDNLESDLGQVGHHAFARMEGDVDKQRKLILQGHMSEAAVQKQHQRNYNRWLCQARAEDLSDIAALKALYQTGVDMCGRTVMVVVGRNIPVTLIDLEKALLYFIHVMDHIAVKEYVMVYFHTLTGEHNHLNTEFLKNLHDIVDVKFKKNLKAFYFVHPTFRSKVSTWFFTTFSVSGMKDKVRYLDNLQQLFTCIRPEQIDIPPFVLDYDARLNGRSQSSGP from the exons ATGCCCGAGGGGATGGATCCTCTGGGTGCTCGCTCCCAGTTTGTGGACATCCAAACCCTCCCCACGTGGCAGCAGCTGGAAGAGGATGGCGAGCACATTCCGCAGGATCTGAGTGACAGCCTGCTCAGCCAGCAGTCCTTTCCATCGCCCTTCCCCTTCAGACCCGACATCAACTGCAAAATCATCCTCTT CACCGGTGACGTAGCACTGTTGAACTGCACCGCTATCACCAACACCAGCAATGAAGTGCTCAACGACAAGAACCCTGTATCAGAGCGCATCCATCAGCTGGCGGGCCCCGAGCTGAAAGACGAGCTGCTCAAACTTAAAG GATGTCGCACGGGAGAAGCGAAGCTTACAAAAGGATTCAACCTGGCAGCGAGGTTCATCATCCACACAGTGGGACCAAAGTACAAAGCCAAGTACAGAACAGCAGCAGAGAGCTCACTGTACAGCTGCTACAGGAACATCTTGCAGCTGGCCAC GGAACAGTCGATGGCATCTGTTGGAATCAGCGTAGTGAGCACAGCCAAACGAGGATACCCACTGGAGGACGCCGCACACATCGCATTCA GAACAGTCCGCAGGTTCCTGGAAAAGCATGGAAGCAGCATCGAGGCAGTGGTGTTTGCTGTGTCAGACACTGAGGAG GCGGTGTATAGGAAATTGCTGCCGCTCTACTTTCCTCGctccgaggaggaggagagggtgTGCCTGCCTCTCGTGCCGGCCGATATCGGCAACTCGGAGGGCGAGCCTGTCGTCCCCGAGAGGCAAATCCGCATCTCTGAAAAACCGGGAAGCTTGGAGG ATGATTCGGAGGAAGACAATCTGGAGTCAGATCTAGGTCAAGTGGGCCATCACGCCTTTGCTCGAATGGAGGGTGACGTGGACAAGCAACGCAAGCTGATTCTACAGGGTCACATGTCAGAGGCAGCCGTGCAAAAGCAGCACCAAAGGAA CTACAACCGCTGGTTGTGCCAAGCCAGAGCAGAGGACCTCTCCGACATCGCTGCCCTGAAAGCATTATATCAGACAG GTGTGGACATGTGTGGCAGGACCGTGATGGTTGTGGTGGGAAGAAACATTCCAGTGACCCTTATTGACCTTGAGAAG GCCTTGCTGTATTTCATTCATGTGATGGACCACATTGCTGTTAAGGAGTATGTGATGGTTTACTTCCACACGCTGACGGGAGAACACAACCACTTGAACACGGAATTCCTCAAAAACCTCCATGACATCGTTGACGTCAA GTTTAAGAAGAATTTAAAGGCCTTCTACTTTGTACATCCGACATTTCGCTCAAAG GTGTCAACTTGGTTCTTCACCACCTTCAGCGTGTCCGGCATGAAGGACAAAGTGCGTTACCTTGACAACCTGCAGCAGCTCTTCACCTGCATCAGGCCGGAGCAGATTGACATCCCGCCGTTTGTGCTGGACTACGATGCACGG TTGAACGGACGTTCCCAGTCGTCTGGCCCATGA
- the LOC133159395 gene encoding zinc finger protein OZF-like, which translates to MDLLETPFLEDGRPLLDNVCVQPRIVSQRSVVNRLKPRLTSSVTTLLDKNITQSKAEYDEELCGSNDDIKRQRRDAGLNQASINNPVGLLKADISEKSLRLEQHESESTCVKEEPDSALITGEEEPETILVKEEDEPEAPHLKEEDDVIKLPLSFPHFKSEDESEEHRGAEPPNSNSTGHADHRGPSLACSNDSSSHFLGDDEDDNREAERGMTCPIDNKGWQCGQCGKTFCSKGNLNVHLRKHSGEKPFTCTVCGQSFTERGTLTVHTRTHTGEKPFACSFCDESFSVKASLTRHTRMHTGEKPFVCSVCGKSFIEKGTLVKHTRTHTGEKSFVCSVCGKRFSEKGTLRKHARIHTGEKAFACLVCGQSFTVKTSLTRHMKIHTGEKPFTCSICAKRFAVKSCLVRHTRIHTGEKPFVCSVCGKSFAQKPNLTVHKRIHTRDKPLACLVWGQRFAKKMPLKGHKGRHTRGKHELSSIC; encoded by the exons ATGGATCTTTTGGAAACACCCTTTTTGGAAGACGGACGTCCACTGCTGGACAATGTTTGTGTACAGCCTCGAATTGTGTCGCAAAGATCAG TTGTGAACAGATTGAAGCCTCGACTCACAAGCTCCGTCACCACTTTATTGGACAAAAACATAACTCA ATCGAAAGCAGAGTACGACGAGGAACTTTGTGGGAGTAATGATGACATCAAACGTCAACGACGAGACGCTGGTCTCAATCAAGCATCCATCAACAATCCAGTTGGGCTACTCAAAGCAG ACATCAGTGAAAAATCTCTTCGTCTTGAGCAACATGAGTCAGAGTCTACTTGCGTCAAAGAGGAGCCAGATTCTGCCCTTATTACAGGAGAAGAGGAGCCAGAAACCATCCTTGTTAAAGAGGAAGATGAACCAGAGGCCCCTCACCTTAAAGAGGAAGACGATGTCATCAAGTTGCCATTGAGTTTTCCCCATTTCAAGAGTGAAGATGAGAGTGAGGAGCACAGAGGGGCAGAGCCTCCAAATAGCAACTCAACAGGTCATGCTGACCACCGTGGACCATCACTAGCATGTAGTAATGACTCATCATCACATTTCCTtggtgatgatgaggatgataaTAGAGAGGCTGAAAGGGGCATGACATGTCCCATCGACAACAAAGGCTGGCAGTGTGGTCAGTGTGGGAAAACATTTTGTTCCAAAGGGAATTTGAATGTTCACTTGAGAAAACACTCTGGGGAGAAACCTTTCACCTgcacagtttgtggccaaagcttCACTGAAAGAGGCACCTTGACAgtacacacaagaacacacactggggagaaaccttttgcctgtTCATTTTGTGACGAAAGCTTCTCTGTAAAGGCAAGTTTAACCAGACACACAAGAatgcacactggagagaaaccatTCGTGTGCTCAGTTTGCGGTAAGAGCTTTATCGAAAAGGGGACTTTGGTCAAACACACACGAACGCACACAGGAGAGAAAAGTTTtgtctgctcagtttgtggtaaaCGCTTCTCGGAGAAAGGCACTTTGAGAAAACACGCAAGAatacacactggagagaaagccTTTGCCTGCTTAGTTTGTGGTCAAAGCTTCACTGTGAAGACAAGTTTGACAAGGCATATGAAAATACATacaggagagaaaccttttACCTGCTCAATTTGTGCCAAACGCTTCGCTGTAAAGTCTTGTTTGGTGAGGCACACCCGAatacacactggagagaaaccatttgtatgctcagtttgtggcaaaagttTTGCTCAAAAGCCAAATTTAACAGTGCACAAGAGAATACACACACGGGACAAACCTTTGGCTTGCTTAGTTTGGGGTCAAAGGTTTGCGAAAAAGATGCCATTAAAAGGACACAAAGGGAGACACACGAGGGGAAAACATGAATTGTCGAGCATCTGCTGA